GTTCCAGACCATCAAGCCCGGCGCCTACCCGTGGGGCAACCATCACAATGCATGGCGCCCGGCGCATATCCACTTTTCGCTGTTCGGCCCCAGTGTGCTGACGCGCTTGGTGACGCAGATGTATTTCCCTGGCGACCCATTGCTCGAATACGACCCGATCTACAACTGCGTGCCGGATACCCGCGCCAAGGAACGCCTGATCGCGCGTTTCGACCTGGAAAAAACCGTCCCTTCCTACGCCCTCGGTTACCGCTGGGACATCGTCCTGCGCGGCCGCGACGCCACGCCGATGGAGAAATGAGATGACACTCAACGCGACCACGTCCCACACCGTCGGGCCGTATTACCACATCGGCCTGACCTGGCTGAACCGTGAAGACATGACCGTAGCCGCCACACTCGGCGAGCGCGTGGCGATCAGCGGCCAGGTAGTGGACGGCAACGGTGATGTCGTCAACGACGCCATGCTGGAAGTCTGGCAGGCCAATGCTGCCGGTAAATATGACCACCCTGAGGACGAGCAAGACAAGGCGGTCGATCCGCACTTTGAAGGTTTTGGCCGGGTGCCGGTGGATGCCGAGGGGCGCTTCCGCTTTACCACCATCAAGCCAGGCAGTGTGCCGGGATTGAAAGGCACGACTCAGGCGCCGCATCTGGTGGTACTGGTGTTTGCCCGTGGGTTGGTAAAGCACTTGCTCACGCGGATTTATTTTGACGGTGAGGCACTCAACGGCGATGACCCGCTGTTGGCGTGTGTACCGGCTGAGCGTCGTAGCACCTTGATTGCCAAGGCGGATGCGCAGGGTGTGTATCAGTGGAATGTGATTTTGCAGGGGACAGACAAGGAAACGGTGTTCTTCGATTACTGAGTTGGCTGTAGGGCCTCATCGGGGGCAAGTCGAATCGTCGCACCGCCCCTCCCACACTGACCGAGTAGAGTTCAGACAACTCGGTCAAATGTGGGAGGGGTCTTGCTCCCGATGAGGCCCTCCCAGTCACTACATACCCAAAAGTCTGCTTGCGGAACATGGTTGTTGCAAAGTATGTCTAGGCTATAACCGTTCCCACTGAGTAAAAAACCATGACAACAACAACGAGTCACTACACCGGAGAAGAACGCCGCAAACGGATTTTTGCGATTGTCGGGGCTTCCTCCGGCAACCTGGTCGAATGGTTCGACTTCTACGTCTACGCCTTCTGCGCAATCTATTTTGCCCCGGCGTTTTTCCCCTCGGACGACCCCACGGTGCAACTGCTCAACACCGCCGGTGTGTTCGCCGCCGGGTTCCTGATGCGGCCGATCGGCGGCTGGCTGTTTGGCAGGGTGGCCGACAAGCACGGGCGCAAAAATTCGATGATGATCTCGGTGCTGATGATGTGCGCCGGTTCACTGGTTATCGCTTTCCTGCCCACCTATAACGACATCGGTGCCTGGGCGCCGGCGCTGCTGTTGGTGGCGCGGCTGTTCCAGGGTTTGTCGGTGGGGGGCGAGTACGGCACCACGGCGACCTACATGAGTGAAGTTGCGCTCAAGGGCCAGCGCGGTTTCTTTGCCTCGTTCCAATACGTGACCCTGATCGGCGGCCAGTTGCTGGCGGTGCTGGTGGTGGTGATCCTGCAACAGATCCTCAGCGAAGAAGAACTGCGTGCCTGGGGCTGGCGCATTCCGTTTGTAATCGGCGCCATCGCAGCGGTGATCTCCCTGCTGCTGCGTCGCACCCTGAAAGAAACAACCAGCAAGGAAATGCGTCAGGACAAGGACGCCGGCAGCATCGTCGCGCTGTTCCGTGACCACGGCAAAGCCTTCATCACTGTGCTGGGCTACACCGCTGGCGGCTCGCTGATTTTCTACACGTTCACCACTTACATGCAGAAGTACCTGGTTAACACTGTCGGTATGCACGCCAAGACGTCCAGCTACATCATGACCGGCGCGCTGTTTCTGTACATGTGCATGCAGCCGCTGTTCGGCATGTTGGCCGACAAGATCGGGCGACGTAATTCCATGCTCTGGTTCGCCGGCCTTGGCACCTTGTTCACTGTGCCGATCCTGTTGACCTTGAAAACCGTGACCAGCCCGTTCCTGGCGTTTGTACTGATCACCCTGGCCTTGGCGATTGTCAGCTTCTACACCTCCATCAGCGGCCTGGTCAAAGCCGAGATGTTCCCGCCCCAGGTGCGTGCCTTGGGTGTGGGCCTGGCATATGCCGTGGCTAACGCGGTGTTTGGCGGTTCGGCGGAAGTGGTCGCACTGAGCCTGAAATCCATCGGCATGGAAAACACCTTCTATTGGTACGTCACTGCGATGATGGCGGTGGCCTTCCTGTTCAGCTTGCGCCTGCCTAAACAGGCGGCGTACCTGCATCACGATTTGTAAGGGATGAGTTATGACGCTGCGCACGAGCAATCAACTGTTCGACGCTTACTTCACCGCCGCCAGCATGGCCGAAGTGTTCTGTGACCAGGGACGCTTGCAGGGCATGCTGGATTTCGAGGCGGCGCTGGCCCGGGCCCAGGCTCGGGTCGGGCTGATTCCCCAGGCTGCCGTCGCGCCGATTGCCCAGGCGTGCCTGGCTTCGCTGTATGACGTCGATGCGCTTGGCGCGGCCATTGCCACGGCGGGTAATTCGGCGATTCCAGTGGTAAAGGCGCTGGGCAAGTTGATCGCCAGTGAAGAGGCCGACGCCGAGCGTTATGTGCACCTGGGCGCGACCAGCCAGGATGTGATGGACACCGGCCTGGTGCTGCAAGTGCGCCAGGCGCTGGTGTTGATCGAGGCGGATTTGGCGCGCCTGGGGGACGTGCTGGCTGCCCAGGCGCAGCGTTACGCCGCTGTGCCCCTGGCCGGACGCACCTGGCTGCAGCACGCGACGCCGGTCACCCTGGGCATGAAAATCGCCGGTTGGCTGGGTGCGGTGACACGCAGTCGCCAGCGCCTTGCCGAATTGAAACCGCGCCTGTTGGTGCTGCAATTTGGCGGTGCGTCCGGCACCTTGGCGGCGCTCGGCGAACACGCCATGCCTGTTGCCGAAGCCTTGGCCGCCGAGTTGCAACTGGGCTTGCCGGAACAGCCCTGGCACACCCAGCGCGATCGCCTGGTGGAATTTGCCAGCGTACTCGGTCTGATCGCCGGCAGCCTCGGCAAACTGGGACGCGACATCAGCCTGTTGATGCAAACCGAGGCGGCAGAAGTGTTTGAGCCCGCCGCGCCGGGCAAGGGCGGTTCATCGACCATGCCGCACAAACGCAACCCCGTAGGCGCCGCCGTATTGATCAGCGCTGCCACCCGCGTGCCGGGCCTGGTGGCGACCATGTTCAGCGCCATGCCCCAGGAGCACGAACGCAGCCTGGGCCTGTGGCACGCCGAATGGGAAACCTTGCCAGAGATTTGCCGCCAGGTGTCCGGCGCCTTGCAACAGGCGCTGCTGGTGAGTGAAGGGCTGGAGGTCGATACCGCGCGCATGGCGCAGAATCTGGACCTGACCCAGGGCCTGGTGTTGGCTGAAGCAGTCAGCATCGTGCTTGCCCAACGCCTGGGCCGCGATACCGCACACCACCTGCTGGAGCAATGCTGCAAACGCGCCGTGGCCAAGCAGCGTCACTTGCGCGCCGTGCTGGCGGATGAGCCCCAGGTGACTGCCGAGTTGTCAGCGGCTGAACTGGACCGCCTGCTCGACCCGGCCCATTACCTGGGCCAAGCCCAGACCTGGGTCACGCGTGCCGTGACTGAACACTTTGCGTTGACTGCCTGAGGAGACTGCTGTGGCTTTTGTACAACTCGCCGAGGGCGAATTGCATTACCAATTGGACGGGCCGGTGGATGCACCGGTGCTGGTACTGTCCAACTCTCTGGGCACCGACCTGCACATGTGGGACGTGCAGATCCCGGCGTTCACCGAGCATTTTCGCGTGTTGCGTTTCGATACCCGCGGTCACGGCAAGTCCCTGGTGACCGAGGGGCCCTACAGCATCGAACAACTGGGGCGCGACGTGCTTGCGTTGCTGAATGCGCTGGATATCCAGCGTGCGCACTTTTGCGGCCTGTCCATGGGCGGCTTGATCGGCCAATGGCTGGGCATCCACGCCGGCGAGCGTTTGCAGCGCCTGGTGGTGTGCAATACCGCCGCCAAGATCGGCACGCCTGAGGTCTGGAACCCCCGCATCGAAATGGTCCTGCGTGACGGCGCCGCTGCGATGGTGGCGCTGCGCGATGCTTCGATTGCGCGCTGGTTTACCGCGGATTTCGCTGCGGCCAACCCGCACCAGGCCAAGCAGATCACCGACATGCTCGCGGCCACATCGCCCGAGGGCTACGCCGCCAATTGCGGCGCCGTGCGCGACGCGGATTTTCGTGAGCAACTGTCGTCGATCAAGGTGCCGACCCTGGTGATTGCCGGCACTGAAGACGCGGTGACACCGCCGGCTGGCAGCCACTTTATCCAGCACCATGTGCAGGGCGCCGAGTACGCCGAGTTCTATGCGGCGCACCTGTCCAACGTGCAAGCCGGCGCTGCCTTCAGCGACCGTGTGATCAACTTTCTGCTGGCTCGCTGAGGAGCGTTTTGTGGACGAGAAACAACGTTACGCCGATGGCCTGCAGGTGCGCCGCGAAGTGCTGGGCGATGCCCATGTCGACCGCAGCCTCAATGCCCTGACCGAGTTCAACAGCGAGTTCCAGGAAATGATCACGCGCCATGCCTGGGGCGATATCTGGACGCGCCCCGGGCTGCCTCGGCATACCCGCAGCCTGATCACCATCGCCATGTTGATCGGCATGAACCGCAGTGAAGAGCTCAAGCTGCACCTGCGTGCGGCCGCCAGCAATGGTGTGACCCGCGCCGAGATCAAGGAAGTGCTGATGCAGAGTGCGATCTATTGCGGAATACCGGCGGCGAATGCGACGTTTCACTTGGCCGAGTCGGTGTGGGATGAACTCGGGGTTGAATCGCGCGCGTAATTGGCGAGAAGACCCGCCCGTGATCATCGGGCGGGCAGTATTCATGACATTACGCCAGCGTGGGGTTCAGGCACTGGTCCCGACAGGTTTGTAGTTTTGCGTGGTATAGCGCTGCCTCAAATTGGGCTCTTCTTCACCCGAAACGAACCCGCCGCCACTGTATAAAGTGCCTGCTTTACCCTCGCCCATGTTGATAAAGGCATAGTTCTTTACATTAGAGTCGATGGTGACTTTATCGTCTCCGTCTCCGGCTTGAATGAACAGCCTGGAACCACCTGCTGGATCGTTTTTAATAGGCAGGAGGAATTGTTGCCCATTCACTTCAGCTAACAATGAATTGTCTTCTGCTGCGCTGATACGAATAGTGTCATTGCCGCTGCCGGCGGTGATTTGCATGACGCCGTCGCCGAACTGCCTTGGGTTGGCGTTTGGCGAGAACTTGAATGTGGTCTCGTCATGTTTGAACTCGGCGCCTTTTTGCAGGTGAGGTGCAATGGCGATGATTCCGGGTTGCGAGAATGTTTTCACGCCCGCTGACTCGGGGGCGGAGGTATAGCCATTGGTCCCGGAAACCGTGTGGTTGTCGTTAAGACTCACAGTGGTTTGGAACCAGATGTCGTCTGCAATCGTGACGTGGTCATCGCCACCCTTGGTTTTTATTTCCACGGTCTCGGTCATGCCGCCAGCATTCTGAACCGGTAACAGGTATCGCCTGCCGTTTATTTCTGCGACGACCCCAATGTCCGGAAGACTCTTGAGGTGAACGTTGTCTGCACTATTACCGGTTTCGATGGTGACTTTGTTGCGCAGCATGGGAACGCCGTGAAAACTGCCTTCATGAGCCGTTGCCGAGGTGATCTTGACGTTACCGTTATCGTACGTGTGAGTGGTCGGGGTACTGGTGAGGGCGCGTGGCACTTCGGTGATGGGGCTTGATTCCATGGGCTGTTGTGCTGGAGCCGTGGCTGCGGAATTGACGGGTTTATCCATCGAGGAGTTAACACGCTGGCCGGCCAGCGAGGTAGCAACCTGATCCTTCGCGAAGCGCGCAGATTTGGCGGTGTTCGCCGGTAGAAAGTTATTTTCTCTACGGTGCAGCGGGTGGGGGGAGTCTGAGTGTTTTTTATCGCAGTGAATGGATTTTTCGTTAGGGTTGTAAAGGCTGTGCGAATAGTTGTTCTGTAAGGGAGTTGTCAACATGACTAAGTCCTTTTAAAGGTTGGCAAGCGTGAGAAGGTTGGGCAGTGCGCGGTAAGTCTTGCGAACTACTGATCCGATAGTGGGCGGGAAGGAGTACTGAGTTCCAACGCCACTTGTTTCACTTTCCTACGTATTTAAAAGGCTTATGGTCTGTGGGTGGTTAATGAGGTGGGCGTGGTGGGGCAGGATGGGACTACCTGTCTGACTTAAATATCTTACTGTTGTAATTGTTTGTAGCTTTCAGTGTGAGTCCGCATCCCATATCCAGTTCCATACACCCGGCAGATGGACCTCTTCATTCACATCCTTCACGGTACGTGCCAGTGCTGCGCGTTCCAGCATGGCGTGGTCGGTGTAGAACGGCTCGACACCGGTCTTCAAACCGTTGATCCGCGCGCTGTCCATCAGGATCTGCAAATACTCCTGCATATGCCGGGCGGTGTAGCGGTTGATGTCATGGAAGGTCACTACCACCGGTATCACGCCTTCAACCATCGGCAGTTCACCCAGCGCGATGCGCTCACGCACGACCGACAGCTGCCGATACAAATTGGCCCGCCGGCGCGGGCTGGCGTTGAAGCCCCAGATCTTTCCGTCATTGGCGCTGAGGTCCGTCAGCAGTACGTGCATGCCATGCCGCTGGTAGGCGGCGAAGGTACGGCGGTCGTAGTTCCAGAACGGTGGGCGTACCAGCATGGGCGGCGTGCCGGTGATGGCGGCAATGTCTGCCGTACCTTCGGAAAGGGTGCGTTCCAGCTCTGCATCGTTCAGCCAGCGGTGATTGGTATGAAACGCCGTCGCCGTGTGAAAGGCCAGGACATGGCCAGCGGCGAATTCACGTTCCATGGTCTTGCGCCCCCGAGAACTGCCACCTGAGCGGGCCGCTTCGGTCTGCAGGAAGAACACCGCCTTGATCCCCGGCAACACCGGGTTATTGGCCAGGTCGGCCACTACCGAACGGCTCGGGTTGTTGTAGCCCGAGGCGCTTGGGCCGTCATCGAAGGTCAACAGGAAGCGGATCGGTGCCTGGGCTTGCAAGCGTTGCTGGGTTGCCGGTGTCAGGGCAATGGGCGCGCCGATGCAGCCGCTCAGGCTCAGGGCCAAGGCAAACACTACGCTCGCTGCGGCAAAGGGTTTCATCAGGTACGCAGGCTCGATAAAGGCCGCTGCTGGGGGGATCAGCAGCGGCAGGCGCGCACCATACAGTAAGTCCGGCGCCGGTTCACAGCAGACTTATCGGGTAGCTGACGATCAACCGGTTTTCATCGAATTCGTTGTTGCTGTAGTCGCGGCGCATGCTCGAATTACGCCAGTGCACGGTGAGTTTTTGCAGGCCGACATAGAAGGTGTTGCCGCCGTACCTGGCGGAGAGCAGGCCGGACCAGGTTCTGTTGTCCAGGTTACCTGCGCGGGCGCCGCCATCGTCCTTGCCGTAGAAGAACCCGAGGTTGGAGCCGAGGGTCCAGGCGCCGACAGGCTGGCTGTGGATCAGGTTGAGATACTGCTGGCTGTAGATGTCCTTGAGCTGGGCATTCCATACGCCGACCTGGGTGCGCTTGTCGTTGAAAGCGTACTCGGCACCTTGGAAATTGAAACGGTCGGAAGTGAAGGCGGTTTTGCCGAACATCAACATGTCGCTCATCCCGCGGGCTGTTGGCGCGGAACTGCCCACCATAGAGGGTCAGGCCATCGATTTCCTTCGAGGTGATCTGCCCGCCGTGCAGGTTTTGCGGGAGCGACCGGCCGTCGTCGGAAAGCAAGATCGGCAGCACCGGCATCCATTCGCCCACCTTGACCTCGGTCTTGGAAAACCTCGCTTTGAACGCCACGCCCAGGCGCCCGAACTCATCCGCCGGCCGGCCATGCGTCGAGGATGAAACTCTGCGTCCATTCCTGCGCGCCGCCTTGGGCCTTGGTCGGGATGGTGTAATTGCGGTTGAGGAAGACGTTAAGAAGGTTGAGGTTGGCGCTGGCATCTTCCAGAAAACCGTGTTCTTCGGCGTTTGCAGGGAGGGCCGATGCAGCCGCAAAGGCTGAGGGCCGAGGCCAGAAGTACATGTGCCAGAAAGAAGGATTTCATGGGGCTAGGCTTGTTCAAACGCCACCGTGTATGGGCTCTGCGGTAGCAGGTGGGCACCATACAGCGAGTTCATCGAGCGTGGGTTTGTGCCCTGATCAATGCAACGAGCACGTAGACGGTGGCGTGATGCTCAAGGGTTAGCCGATGTCCACGCCCCTTCGACGCAATGGAACACCCATCCCTTCGCGCAGCGCGTTTTCAAAGAACGGGTAAGGATTGTCAACCCCTGCGCTGTTGGGAACACCGATCGCTTGCAGCTCGTAGTCGTGATCCAAGACTTCCTTGCCGTCGCGGATAACGGGTTTGCCATCGTCGTCGACGGCGGCCGGTCGCCCCGGCAGGAAGGTGCCGGATGCGCCGTTATAGGCGTGGATAATGTTATGGAAAAGCAATGTAGCCTGAGATGTGAATTCAGAGTATTCGATTTCATTGAATCTGATCGCAATCTCGGCATGGGTCGCAACCGATCCGGGTTTACCGTCTACCATAAAGCCCGTGTCGGCGTTGTGCGGATAGTTCTTGGTGCCCTCAGCCTTTAGTTTGTCGACAAATGCGTTCTTGAATATATAGTTGGCAGCCAACTCATGTGGCTGCGCTTCCCGGATCGTAATAGGGTTGCCCGACTGTTGCACAAGCTCATCCATCTTCTTGAGCACTTCCTGTCCTTCAGGCGAGGCCCTTAGTTCTTCCAGGGCTTCCTCAACCTGGGCCATGAAGGCGGTTGAGCCTTTAATGGCAAATGCCTTTTCTCCGGCATTACCAGGTTCGACATATGTGATGTCGGCACCACCGTGGTTATTAATAGTGTCGGTGGGCTTCGCATAAATACGGTCTTGTTGGTTGTGTGCGTGAACGGTGTCCAGGCCTGTGCCGGTATAGAAAGTAGTGCGCTCGTTGCCTACCAGGGTATCGTCACCCTTGCCACCGTTGAGCACATTTATACCTTTGCCTGCATGAATACTGTCATTGCCACCATTGCCGTTAAGATGAACCACTCGGTCCTTGGGACCTTCACCTGCATACAGCACATCATTGCCATCACCACCGGACAGTTGCGCGTTGCCGGTGCCGGCGAGCATCACATCGTTGCCCGCCCCACCGAGGGCAACGCCTAGCTTCGGGCCCATTTGGATGATGTCGTTTCCTGCGCCGCCAAAGATCCTTGTGTAACCGCTGCCCGCGACGATGTGGTCGTCACCGTCCCCGCCATAATAGATGCCGTGACCGCCTCCGCC
This genomic stretch from Pseudomonas synxantha BG33R harbors:
- the pcaC gene encoding 4-carboxymuconolactone decarboxylase; translation: MDEKQRYADGLQVRREVLGDAHVDRSLNALTEFNSEFQEMITRHAWGDIWTRPGLPRHTRSLITIAMLIGMNRSEELKLHLRAAASNGVTRAEIKEVLMQSAIYCGIPAANATFHLAESVWDELGVESRA
- a CDS encoding polysaccharide deacetylase family protein, which translates into the protein MKPFAAASVVFALALSLSGCIGAPIALTPATQQRLQAQAPIRFLLTFDDGPSASGYNNPSRSVVADLANNPVLPGIKAVFFLQTEAARSGGSSRGRKTMEREFAAGHVLAFHTATAFHTNHRWLNDAELERTLSEGTADIAAITGTPPMLVRPPFWNYDRRTFAAYQRHGMHVLLTDLSANDGKIWGFNASPRRRANLYRQLSVVRERIALGELPMVEGVIPVVVTFHDINRYTARHMQEYLQILMDSARINGLKTGVEPFYTDHAMLERAALARTVKDVNEEVHLPGVWNWIWDADSH
- a CDS encoding MFS family transporter, with the translated sequence MTTTTSHYTGEERRKRIFAIVGASSGNLVEWFDFYVYAFCAIYFAPAFFPSDDPTVQLLNTAGVFAAGFLMRPIGGWLFGRVADKHGRKNSMMISVLMMCAGSLVIAFLPTYNDIGAWAPALLLVARLFQGLSVGGEYGTTATYMSEVALKGQRGFFASFQYVTLIGGQLLAVLVVVILQQILSEEELRAWGWRIPFVIGAIAAVISLLLRRTLKETTSKEMRQDKDAGSIVALFRDHGKAFITVLGYTAGGSLIFYTFTTYMQKYLVNTVGMHAKTSSYIMTGALFLYMCMQPLFGMLADKIGRRNSMLWFAGLGTLFTVPILLTLKTVTSPFLAFVLITLALAIVSFYTSISGLVKAEMFPPQVRALGVGLAYAVANAVFGGSAEVVALSLKSIGMENTFYWYVTAMMAVAFLFSLRLPKQAAYLHHDL
- the pcaD gene encoding 3-oxoadipate enol-lactonase, giving the protein MAFVQLAEGELHYQLDGPVDAPVLVLSNSLGTDLHMWDVQIPAFTEHFRVLRFDTRGHGKSLVTEGPYSIEQLGRDVLALLNALDIQRAHFCGLSMGGLIGQWLGIHAGERLQRLVVCNTAAKIGTPEVWNPRIEMVLRDGAAAMVALRDASIARWFTADFAAANPHQAKQITDMLAATSPEGYAANCGAVRDADFREQLSSIKVPTLVIAGTEDAVTPPAGSHFIQHHVQGAEYAEFYAAHLSNVQAGAAFSDRVINFLLAR
- a CDS encoding M91 family zinc metallopeptidase, whose product is MDTSPIISTFEKVPKAPTYDTSSTTTPPRMVDLANDGNAAIRQFNATTYNPGTRATKDAVTVLIETSDKADEVSIRSGASGRLSALVNGKSYDLPAMDEHDFLDIRTKGGNDKVFVDPSVKAILHINGGDGDDRIAGGGGHGIYYGGDGDDHIVAGSGYTRIFGGAGNDIIQMGPKLGVALGGAGNDVMLAGTGNAQLSGGDGNDVLYAGEGPKDRVVHLNGNGGNDSIHAGKGINVLNGGKGDDTLVGNERTTFYTGTGLDTVHAHNQQDRIYAKPTDTINNHGGADITYVEPGNAGEKAFAIKGSTAFMAQVEEALEELRASPEGQEVLKKMDELVQQSGNPITIREAQPHELAANYIFKNAFVDKLKAEGTKNYPHNADTGFMVDGKPGSVATHAEIAIRFNEIEYSEFTSQATLLFHNIIHAYNGASGTFLPGRPAAVDDDGKPVIRDGKEVLDHDYELQAIGVPNSAGVDNPYPFFENALREGMGVPLRRRGVDIG
- a CDS encoding 3-carboxy-cis,cis-muconate cycloisomerase, whose protein sequence is MTLRTSNQLFDAYFTAASMAEVFCDQGRLQGMLDFEAALARAQARVGLIPQAAVAPIAQACLASLYDVDALGAAIATAGNSAIPVVKALGKLIASEEADAERYVHLGATSQDVMDTGLVLQVRQALVLIEADLARLGDVLAAQAQRYAAVPLAGRTWLQHATPVTLGMKIAGWLGAVTRSRQRLAELKPRLLVLQFGGASGTLAALGEHAMPVAEALAAELQLGLPEQPWHTQRDRLVEFASVLGLIAGSLGKLGRDISLLMQTEAAEVFEPAAPGKGGSSTMPHKRNPVGAAVLISAATRVPGLVATMFSAMPQEHERSLGLWHAEWETLPEICRQVSGALQQALLVSEGLEVDTARMAQNLDLTQGLVLAEAVSIVLAQRLGRDTAHHLLEQCCKRAVAKQRHLRAVLADEPQVTAELSAAELDRLLDPAHYLGQAQTWVTRAVTEHFALTA
- the pcaG gene encoding protocatechuate 3,4-dioxygenase subunit alpha, giving the protein MTLNATTSHTVGPYYHIGLTWLNREDMTVAATLGERVAISGQVVDGNGDVVNDAMLEVWQANAAGKYDHPEDEQDKAVDPHFEGFGRVPVDAEGRFRFTTIKPGSVPGLKGTTQAPHLVVLVFARGLVKHLLTRIYFDGEALNGDDPLLACVPAERRSTLIAKADAQGVYQWNVILQGTDKETVFFDY